A genomic window from Cricetulus griseus strain 17A/GY chromosome 4, alternate assembly CriGri-PICRH-1.0, whole genome shotgun sequence includes:
- the Dppa2 gene encoding developmental pluripotency-associated protein 2, translating to MSLSSQDAHELSHNQYFKEEFEDDIILTLVPATEEEEEITGLPTESVWSTMDHRPPVPPMTSEVSKPEATKLKPRHPSLPSILPPITEVSRNTLREWCRFCNLSTDGKKVEVYLRLQQHSYADQQCVSNGYGDGVGLVPTNSLEAKMKPKSKMVKKEPTKITIKGLRPQDTGIVEVMTPGRQSILAAWGRITNRATLPMVANRQPLPSNVKAFLPPASGVRWCVVEGKVLPANKTGWVRLQMKTGHTWVPDSPQRMILLFLLPACVLPEPGVEDNLLCPECVERNRKLMRNFKRDKRNKKKHKILPSNLPP from the exons ATGTCACTCTCCAGCCAGGACGCCCACGAGCTCTCCCATAATCag TATTTTAAGGAAGAATTTGAAGATGATATAATTTTAACGCTGGTCCCGGctactgaggaggaggaggagatcaCCGGACTACCAACAGAATCAGTTTGGTCAACCATGGATCACAGGCCACCAG TTCCCCCTATGACATCTGAGGTTAGCAAACCGGAAGCAACAAAGCTAAAACCTCGCCACCCGTCTCTGCCGAGCATCCTGCCTCCCATAACAGAGGTGTCCCGGAACACACTGAGGGAATGGTGTCGATTTTGTAACTTGAGCACTGATGGCAAG AAGGTGGAGGTCTACCTGAGACTCCAGCAGCACTCATATGCGGACCAACAATGTGTGAGTAATGGATATGGTgatggagtgggg CTTGTTCCCACAAACTCCCTTGAGGCCAAAATGAAGCCAAAATCTAAGATGGTCAAAAAAGAACCTACCAAGATAACCATTAAAGGACTTAGGCCTCAGGATACCGGCATTGTGGAAGTCATGACTCCAGGAAGGCAATCCATACTTGCTGCCTGGGGCAGAATTACTAACAGAGCTACTCTGCCTATGGTTGCCAATCGCCAACCTCTTCCCTCCAATGTGAAGGCCTTTCTGCCACCAGCCTCGG GAGTCAGGTGGTGTGTTGTGGAAGGCAAAGTGCTCCCTGCAAATAAGACTGGCTGGGTGCGTCTGCAGATGAAAACTGGTCACACCTGGGTTCCAGACAGTCCCCAAAGAATGATCCTACTCTTTCTATTACCAGCATGTGTCTTACCAGAGCCAGGAGTAGAAGATAACTTGTTGTGTCCAGAATGTGTGGAAAG AAATAGGAAATTAATGAGGAATTTTAAGAGAGACAAAcgcaacaaaaagaaacacaaaattctACCTTCAAATTTGCCACCTTGA